A region from the Lentisphaera profundi genome encodes:
- a CDS encoding peptidoglycan D,D-transpeptidase FtsI family protein, protein MRDGFKARLVLVTTFAVLFFSVLLARFYYVQVHRHDELLSKAQKKYTAKRLSKGRRGMIFDSTRSPAPNILAMTRVTYEVFAEPRHMGSRKWEVFEILKKETGVSDALLRPRFENEKLVQLVVAKGVTIDKVMKLREMKLPGLHYEESQSRFYPKNTLASNVLGFMGHKGNGVMGIESKYDKEMTPTSGEVVIERSRRNKELHTLKSINPKDGWDVYLTISEPIQSFMEEELDRLVSEIPCKSVYAMMTDPRTGGILAMAQRPTFNPNQRSTMTRDKYANRLLEDVFEPGSIMKACSIAVVMSLRNISFNDRIDCEDGMWFHSGKPLRDAGHHYGTIPIWQVIQKSSNIGTAKLAISVGKNAMYAGLRRFGFGERTGLNLGTESRGIFRSANKWDGLSISRMPIGQGIAVTVPQMMQAWGALANDGNMMQLRVVDKVKKAGTEEVIEYPPLLKRRVLPLRVTQGMTNALKTVTRDGGTAPKAHVPGYYVAGKTGTSQKWVNNAYSNTIHVASFVGYAPADNPAFVLMVVVDEPAYKYRYGGTAAAPTFRRIAEKTLRYLNVKPDLPEEISDEVK, encoded by the coding sequence ATGCGTGATGGCTTTAAAGCACGCCTAGTTTTAGTTACGACTTTTGCCGTACTATTCTTTTCGGTGCTTTTGGCGCGTTTTTATTATGTCCAAGTTCATCGTCATGATGAACTTTTAAGTAAAGCTCAAAAAAAATATACCGCCAAGCGTCTATCTAAAGGTCGACGTGGAATGATTTTTGATTCCACGCGTTCACCTGCCCCCAATATCTTAGCGATGACCAGAGTGACTTACGAGGTCTTTGCTGAACCGAGGCATATGGGTTCCAGGAAATGGGAAGTTTTTGAAATTCTCAAAAAAGAAACAGGGGTGAGTGATGCCTTACTTCGCCCTCGTTTTGAGAATGAAAAACTTGTTCAGTTAGTGGTAGCGAAGGGTGTTACTATTGATAAAGTGATGAAGCTTCGCGAAATGAAATTACCTGGCTTACATTATGAAGAATCCCAAAGTCGTTTCTATCCGAAAAATACCTTAGCATCTAATGTTTTGGGCTTTATGGGCCATAAGGGAAATGGGGTCATGGGCATCGAATCTAAATATGATAAGGAAATGACACCAACTAGTGGTGAAGTGGTTATTGAGCGCTCTCGCAGGAATAAAGAACTGCATACGCTAAAAAGCATCAATCCTAAGGATGGCTGGGATGTGTATCTAACAATTTCCGAGCCTATTCAGTCTTTTATGGAAGAAGAGTTAGATCGCCTAGTTTCAGAGATTCCTTGTAAGTCAGTCTATGCAATGATGACAGACCCGAGAACGGGTGGAATTTTAGCCATGGCCCAGCGACCCACCTTCAATCCGAATCAACGTTCGACCATGACTCGAGATAAGTATGCCAATCGCCTTTTAGAAGATGTATTTGAGCCAGGGTCGATTATGAAGGCCTGTAGTATTGCCGTGGTAATGAGTTTGAGAAATATTTCATTTAATGACCGTATTGATTGTGAAGATGGCATGTGGTTTCATTCGGGTAAGCCTTTGCGAGATGCGGGACACCATTATGGAACGATCCCCATTTGGCAGGTAATTCAAAAATCGAGTAATATTGGAACCGCAAAACTGGCAATTAGCGTTGGTAAAAATGCCATGTATGCAGGCTTGAGGCGCTTTGGTTTTGGAGAAAGAACAGGACTTAATTTAGGGACTGAGTCACGAGGGATTTTTCGTTCGGCTAATAAATGGGATGGTTTATCAATTAGTCGCATGCCTATTGGGCAGGGTATTGCTGTTACAGTACCGCAAATGATGCAGGCGTGGGGCGCTCTAGCCAATGATGGCAATATGATGCAGTTACGTGTTGTGGATAAAGTGAAGAAAGCTGGTACAGAGGAAGTCATTGAATATCCACCACTTCTTAAGCGAAGAGTTTTACCTTTGCGCGTCACTCAAGGAATGACAAACGCTTTAAAAACAGTAACACGAGATGGGGGTACCGCACCTAAGGCTCATGTGCCAGGCTATTATGTAGCAGGAAAGACAGGGACTTCACAAAAATGGGTCAATAACGCGTATTCAAATACAATTCACGTAGCTTCCTTTGTCGGTTACGCCCCTGCAGATAACCCAGCTTTTGTATTAATGGTTGTAGTGGATGAGCCTGCCTATAAGTACCGTTATGGTGGTACTGCCGCAGCACCAACTTTTAGACGTATAGCAGAAAAAACTTTGCGCTATTTAAATGTAAAACCTGACTTGCCAGAAGAAATCTCCGATGAAGTCAAGTAA